CCGTTCACAAAGCTGTAGTAGTGTTCGCCGTACTGGTTGCCGTGCGTAAAGGCCACTTCGATATCGTTTGCCTTAAAATGGGCCACCGGGTAGCGGATAGAATCGTCCACGTGGTTCTGCAACAGGTCCAAAAGGCCGTTCGGGCTGTTGTAGGTCTTGCCGTTCATCACGAGCGAAAGACCGTTGTTCAGGTAGGCGTAGTTCCATACCTTTTCTTCCATGTAGCCCGGCAAGAAACGGAAGTTCTTGAAAATGCTGGCATCCGGTTCGAAGTAGATTTCGGTACCGTTCTTTTCGGTCGTATTCTTTTCGCGTTCTTCGCGGACAAGCTTGCCCTTGCTGAATTCGGCTTCCTTCACGCGGCCGTCGCGGAAACTCCTGACGATAAACTTGGTCGAAAGGGCGTTCACCGCCTTGGTACCCACACCGTTCAAGCCCACGGACTTCTGGAAGGCTTCGGAGTCGTACTTACCACCGGTGTTAATCTTCGATACGCAGTCGATGACCTTGCCCAGCGGAATGCCGCGGCCGTAGTCGCGCACGCGGGCGCTATGGTCTTCAATGTCGATGATAATCTGCTTGCCGGCACCCATCACGAATTCGTCGATGGAATTGTCGATAATTTCTTTCACCAGCACGTAAATGCCGTCGTCGGGGCTGTTGCCGTCGCCGAGCTTGCCGATGTACATACCCGGACGTTCGCGGATATGTTCGTTCCATTCTAGTGTTCTAATGCTGTCTTCGGTATACTTTGCTGCTGCCATAGTAATTAGAAACTCTCGTTAAAATTTTTGTCGGTACAAAGATAAACATTTTTTTTGACAGCTGAGTGTCAAAATCGCTCCAGACACAATATAGCAAAAAATAATGGTAGTGCGCAAGCGTGCAGTAAAAAGTCTTTTTTACATATGCTCAATTGTAGCGATGCGAGCATGGGTCTAGGTGGTGGATTCGGGAATATCAGGTTAAATTTCTATCTTTGGCCATATGAATACCGCTTTTTACGTCTTTATGAAGTTGTTGCCGAAGAATGCCGCTAGCCGTGCCTTCGGTGCTTTGACTCGCCTCAAGTTGCCCGTGATTTCGAAGGCGATGCGCAATGCTTTTGCGAGTTACTACAAACTGAATATGGAAGAATCGGAATTCCCGATTGATCATTACGCTAACATCGGCGAACTTTTTATCCGTAGACTCAAGCCGGGAATGCGCCCGATTGCTGATTCCGAAATCGTGTCGCCGGTGGATGGCGTGCTTTCGCAGACGGCAACTTTTGACGAAAAGCAAGAACTGATTCAGGCCAAGGGCAAGACCTATACGCTCAAGGACCTGCTCCGCGACGAAGAAATGGCTGCCCGCTTTGAAGGTGGCGCCTTCGCAACGATTTACCTTGCTCCGTTCAACTACCATCGCATTCATAGCCCGGCAAAGGCCGAAGTGATTGAGGCCAGCTACTGCCCGGGTACGCTCTGGCCGGTGAATGTGGGTAGCGTGGAACGCGTAGAAGGCCTGTTCTGCATTAACGAACGCCTTACGAGCCACTTGCGCTTGGACGACGGTTCCGAAATGCTGGTGGTCAAGGTCGGAGCCACGAACGTGGGGCGTATCGGGGTTGCCTACACGGACGAACTCTTGGTGAATGCGGGCAAGCTTCCGCGCAACTGCAAGCGTTACGACTGGAAACCCGCCCAGAAAATCACCGTGGAAAAGGGCGGCGAACTGGGTCGCTTCGAAATGGGCAGCACCGTAATTCTCGTGGTCGACAAGAAGATTCGCGAAAGAAATCCGGGACTCTTCCAGAGCCGCGTAGGAACTGCCGTGAAGGTGGGCGAGGCCCTCTAATATTTTAGGTTTTGCCGATGGTTTCGGTCGAGCGATTTATTCACGATGAGCCCGCGTTGTTCAAGGCGACGGCGGAATTCGTGCGATTGTTTGCTCGAATCGACGACCCGGTTCTTACGGTTGCAAAGCAAGAAAAGGGCGCAAACGAACGCATCGCGTGGACGCTTTTAGGAACGGCGCTTTTTCAAGATGTCAGTTACCCGGAATTTGTGGGGCTTTTGCGGGCGCTCAACGAAAAATTCCCTGGAGAAAAGCTCTGGACGTTGCCGGTGCCGAAGGCACAGGATATTGAATCATGCGTAGAATCAGCATTCGGTTGTCGCACCTGGAGTTTGTTTGAAAATGTGGCGGGGATTTTCTGGAGTGTCGGGCTGTTTATTCGCCGGCACGGGAATTTGCAGGAATGGCTTAAGTCCCGCACGCCCGAAGAAATCTGGCGCGATTTAGGCGAGATTTATTTTATGGGCAAGGGAAACCCGCGCCCGAAAGTTTGCGCCGCGATTTACCGCTTGCTCGCGCCCGCTCCGGTAGGGCTTTCGCTGGACTGTGCGCCTTCGCCTAAGTGGCCGCCCCTGCCGCTGACCATGGGCGCTCGCCGCTACCTCTCGATTCTAGGGCCTGCAAGCGACGGCTTTGCGGACTTGGAGCCCGCTCAAAAGCAAAAGCTTGCGACCGACATGTATGTGGCGCTTGTGCAGCATTTGATGGAACAGTCCGAAAATGCCGAGGTGAAAAAGTCGAAGGTCGACGCCTTGACCGCCTACGTGGCCGCGCACAGCCTGCAGTTCTACTTGGAAGACGGAACCGACGGCTTTATTTGCCGGCTTTCTACGGACCATTGCCGCAAATGCCCCCTGCGGGAATATTGCAGTTTTGCAGAGTAGAAATTTCTAAGCTCTACCAACTAAGTTCTACCAACTATTAACTAAATTTAGGCTATGCGTTTTTCTTCTCGATTCTTTAAGATGGCTCTGGTTGCAAGCGTTGTCGCGCTTGTGGCGGGCTGTCAAAAGAAAGTGGAAAAACCGATCGATTATTCCTCAATCCAGTATAAATATTTGAGGCCTGCGTCGTTCAAGGCTGATTCTTCGAAGAATGCCGAAATTCCTTCGCTGGAACGCCGTTACGATTACCGCTATGCTATCATGCTCGGTGACACGCTCGGCGTGACTGTGCTTGAATTCGAAAGCGACGTGTACGCCCTCGATTATTACATGAACAGCGGACACTTCCAGGGGAGCATCCCGATTTTGAGGGGTAACTTCTTGGAACAGAGCTTTCGCGCCGACAAGCGCATCTTTATCTTTAGGCACGACTGCTACCGCCGTTACGAGCGTGCCGACCTTGAAAATTACGTGCGCAAGTTCCCGGGCTACCATGGCGGATTCCCGCAGGCCTTCTTGAGCTTGCCTTTTGAACACCGCGAACAAGGCCGAGCCTCGATTGAGACGCGATTCTTCTTGGGCGTCAAGTCGACCTTCCCGGTGCTGGTGCAAAGCTACCGCGACGGCAACTTGCGCTGGAATGTGGCCCGCAGCTGGGACCAGGTGGAATCCGATGCGTTTAAGACTTGGACTTTGGGCCTTAAGCATGTGACTCCGAGTGAAATTGTTCCGGCTAATGACTGCGTTTACTTTGAAGCGGGCGAGGGCTCTAACGGAATTGCGAGCCGCTTGTCCGGTGGGCGAGTCGCCGTTGTCTGGGGCTATATGTCTTGGCCGGACTTGGAACGCACGTTCTTTACCGCCAGCGACCGCATTTTTGAGGCGCGCTTTTAACTTTTATTTGTTATATTAAAGCCATGGCTATTGAAAAACTTGCAGAAACTCTTTTGGAAAAGCTCCGTTTCATCACTAAGGCAGAAACGGTTATCGGTAACCCCATTCAGGCCGGTGAATCTACCGTTGTTCCCGTGAGCCGCGTGTCGGTGGGCTTCGGTTTTGGCGGTCACCAGTCCAAGGGTGATACTTCTGCCTCTGGCGGTGGCGCCTCGGTGGAACCGGTCGCCTTCCTCGTGATCAAGGGCGACGACGTGCGCGTGATGCCCATTAGCAAGGACAGTTCGCTTGTTTCCAAGGTCATGGACATCGTGCCCGACGTGGTGAACAAGTTCAAGAAGAGCGAAGACTAAATGAAATTATTTTGCATACGCCAACGGCGTATGCCCACAAAAATAACCCGCTAGCTGAAAAGCAAAGCGGGTTATTTTGTGTCGGGAGGGTATTAGGGAGGGCTGTGCCCTCCCTTGTCTTTTAACCCAACACCTTCTTTTCGAAGTCGCCGAGGCAGTCAACGAGAGCCTGCACGCCTTCGACCGGCATAGCGTTGTAAATGGAAGCACGGAAGCCACCCACAGAGCGGTGACCCTTGAGCTGCTGCAGACCGCGAGCCTTTGCGAATTCGAGGAATTCCTTAGCGAGATCGTCAGCCTTGTCAGCGGCAACCACGTCCTTGTTGAACACGAACGGAACGTTCATGATGGAGCGGTCTTCCTTGGCAGCGGTACCGACGAACACCTTGGAATTGTCGAGGGCGCTGTAAAGGAGAGCGGCCTTGGAGCGGTTCACCTTTTCGATTGCGTCCACGCCACCGAATTCCTTGAGCCACTTGAGGGTGCGGTTCATCACGTACACGGCGAATACCGGAGGAGTGTTGAACATGTTGGCAGCGTCAATGTGGGTCTGGAAGTTGAGCATGGTCGGGATGGTGCGGTTCACCTTGCCGAGGAGGCCCTTCTTGATGATGGTAACAGTCACGCCTGCGCAGCTGATGTTCTTCTGGGCGCCGCCGTACACAACGCCGAAGTCGGACACGTTGATCTTGCGGGCGAGGAAGTCGGAGCTCACGTCAGCCATGAGGAAGCCAGACTTCGGCTTCGGGAAGTTGTGCCATTCGGTACCGTAGATGGTGTTGTTGGCAGTCACGTGGAGGTACGTGGCGTTGTCGGAAAGCTTCAGGTTCTTGTCGATGCGGCTGTAAGTTTCGGACTTGGTGTCGCAAGCGGCGAGAGCGTTACCGAACTGCTTAGCTTCCTTGTAGGCCTTGTTTGCCCAAACGCCAGTCAGAGCGTAGTCTGCCGTAGCGTCCTGGTCAAGGAAGTTCATCGGGAGCATGCAGAACAGAAGGGAGCAACCACCACCGAGGAAAACGATGTCGTAGTCTTCAGGGATGCCCATCAATTCACGGAGGTACTGTTCCGTCTGGGCGAACATGTTTTCAATCGGCTTCGAACGGTGACTCATGGAGAGAATGCTGATGCCGCTGTTTTCGAAGTCGATGCATGCAGCAGATGCTTCCTTGAGTGCCTGTTCGGGCAGGACAGACGGTCCTGCGCTAAAGTTATAGACTTTATTTGCCATGGTTGTGTTCCTTTTGGTTTTGCCCCGCATGGTTTACGGGAACTCTTAAATTACGCGCGTAAAAATAGCAAAATACGGCTTTTTCGGCTAGTGTTTTTTGATGTGAGGTAAAGCTCTTATGACGAACTGCAAAGGGAGTGCGATAGAACGCAAAAAGAAAAAGGCAGACTTTCGTCTGCCATAAAAATTGTCTCAGAATTCTGAATAGAACTACACGCCGAGCGCTTCGATTGCTGCCTGGTACTTCTTGAGGCGGAATTTGGTCTTGAGTTCGCGGCGTTCCTGACGCTTGATGTACTTGTCTTCCAAAAGCACGTTCAGAATGGCGCTCTTGGCCTTGGCCATCAGCGGATCGTCCTTGAGGGTGCCCATGAACTTCACGAATTCCTTTTCGCGGGCTTCGTAGTTCGCTTCTTCGGCGGGGACACCTTCGGCCATCAGCTTGCAGCTGTATTCGTCGATCCAGCCCTGGTTCTTGTGGTAAGTCATCTTCTGGATCTTTTCGACCATGTCGGCCGGAACGCCCATAGCGATCACTTCTTCAGGGGTTTTCTTGGTGGTA
Above is a genomic segment from Fibrobacter sp. UWB5 containing:
- the asd gene encoding archaetidylserine decarboxylase (Phosphatidylserine decarboxylase is synthesized as a single chain precursor. Generation of the pyruvoyl active site from a Ser is coupled to cleavage of a Gly-Ser bond between the larger (beta) and smaller (alpha chains). It is an integral membrane protein.) — translated: MNTAFYVFMKLLPKNAASRAFGALTRLKLPVISKAMRNAFASYYKLNMEESEFPIDHYANIGELFIRRLKPGMRPIADSEIVSPVDGVLSQTATFDEKQELIQAKGKTYTLKDLLRDEEMAARFEGGAFATIYLAPFNYHRIHSPAKAEVIEASYCPGTLWPVNVGSVERVEGLFCINERLTSHLRLDDGSEMLVVKVGATNVGRIGVAYTDELLVNAGKLPRNCKRYDWKPAQKITVEKGGELGRFEMGSTVILVVDKKIRERNPGLFQSRVGTAVKVGEAL
- a CDS encoding GerW family sporulation protein encodes the protein MAIEKLAETLLEKLRFITKAETVIGNPIQAGESTVVPVSRVSVGFGFGGHQSKGDTSASGGGASVEPVAFLVIKGDDVRVMPISKDSSLVSKVMDIVPDVVNKFKKSED
- the serC gene encoding 3-phosphoserine/phosphohydroxythreonine transaminase, encoding MANKVYNFSAGPSVLPEQALKEASAACIDFENSGISILSMSHRSKPIENMFAQTEQYLRELMGIPEDYDIVFLGGGCSLLFCMLPMNFLDQDATADYALTGVWANKAYKEAKQFGNALAACDTKSETYSRIDKNLKLSDNATYLHVTANNTIYGTEWHNFPKPKSGFLMADVSSDFLARKINVSDFGVVYGGAQKNISCAGVTVTIIKKGLLGKVNRTIPTMLNFQTHIDAANMFNTPPVFAVYVMNRTLKWLKEFGGVDAIEKVNRSKAALLYSALDNSKVFVGTAAKEDRSIMNVPFVFNKDVVAADKADDLAKEFLEFAKARGLQQLKGHRSVGGFRASIYNAMPVEGVQALVDCLGDFEKKVLG